One Mycoplasma wenyonii str. Massachusetts DNA window includes the following coding sequences:
- a CDS encoding ABC transporter translates to MILLTLTACSSPSLIAVKGSEPHSHYKILANYNGQAELLLSLQIPPDYFPYQFKQRKLYDYLTNINKYLVTEGASQQKQALGKQLQGRIDQLINQVTTFGPSLWNEDLYAGGLVNRNVQYWNTKSADYLFLEQFIIDDSSDPLFLLERLPRHSHLAVTNFRAARDPYSLFGEDVYKYFGKPEGSGGNNQLAKKLHEYYRNYSKISPNNLFRSGKYIHFWTDFCKNLKEKSSDGTGKEDLKHFFKLPSFSNGKKEHLFAPFQDSIDKHIAKEFFEVIFSDEEKAALKNGTSEKFQFQYLKNIATQASGAGEESICPSELGQLAFQKAHHPALEHQTLKGSSPVSEGTQKDLLVYLAQMAIALDKVSKTSNFSSVFDKDPRKDFIYNAWKNAVSIAKGYRERLKNVREYLQAIEVVDKSFKPDQSTHTRNSSKTVAIVSYPPSQLGAGDATIQTISKYPFLYTELGLNEVIPNEWKRGGPKGDNHKDILGVDDNGWWWKLGDVHLSSDSLNSFSGVADSIILLATDDDWNILSASDSPKMRSLRSLLKSESNSNGKERIQMSNYSLWNEGLRSPIALNLLLDVLVDTLTKQFGNGQEENGQKDKYTKALDWGDYWNKVFATGKSSEETSQK, encoded by the coding sequence ATGATTCTCTTAACCTTAACCGCCTGTTCTTCTCCTTCTCTTATTGCCGTTAAAGGGAGTGAACCCCATTCTCACTATAAGATATTAGCCAACTATAATGGCCAAGCAGAATTACTTTTGAGCTTACAAATACCTCCTGATTATTTCCCCTATCAATTCAAACAAAGAAAGCTATATGACTACTTAACCAATATCAATAAGTATTTAGTTACTGAAGGAGCCTCTCAACAAAAACAAGCACTAGGTAAGCAGTTACAAGGAAGAATTGATCAGTTAATTAATCAAGTAACTACTTTCGGTCCTAGTCTCTGGAATGAAGACTTATATGCAGGAGGTTTAGTTAATAGAAATGTACAGTACTGAAATACTAAGAGTGCTGATTATTTATTCCTAGAACAATTCATTATTGATGACTCTTCAGATCCTTTGTTTCTATTAGAGAGACTTCCTAGACATAGTCATCTAGCAGTAACTAATTTCAGAGCAGCTAGAGACCCTTATAGCTTATTTGGAGAAGATGTCTATAAGTATTTTGGAAAGCCTGAAGGGAGTGGGGGAAATAACCAGTTAGCCAAAAAACTTCATGAATATTACAGAAATTATTCCAAGATATCTCCTAATAACCTATTCAGAAGTGGTAAGTATATACATTTCTGAACTGACTTCTGCAAGAACTTAAAGGAGAAGTCTAGTGATGGTACAGGAAAAGAAGATCTAAAACATTTCTTTAAGTTACCTTCTTTCAGTAATGGCAAAAAAGAGCATTTGTTCGCTCCCTTTCAAGATTCAATTGACAAACACATAGCCAAAGAATTTTTTGAGGTCATATTCTCTGACGAGGAGAAAGCAGCTTTAAAGAATGGAACCTCCGAGAAATTTCAATTTCAATATCTAAAAAATATTGCAACTCAAGCAAGTGGAGCTGGTGAAGAATCCATTTGCCCCTCAGAGTTAGGTCAATTGGCATTCCAGAAAGCTCACCATCCAGCTCTAGAACACCAAACACTTAAAGGTAGTAGTCCAGTCTCTGAAGGCACTCAAAAAGACTTATTAGTCTATTTAGCTCAGATGGCAATTGCTTTAGATAAAGTTTCTAAAACAAGTAACTTTAGTAGTGTCTTTGACAAAGATCCAAGAAAAGACTTTATCTATAACGCTTGAAAGAATGCAGTCTCAATTGCAAAAGGCTATAGAGAAAGACTAAAGAATGTTAGAGAATACTTACAAGCAATAGAAGTTGTAGATAAATCATTTAAGCCGGATCAATCAACACACACAAGAAACAGTTCCAAAACAGTAGCAATTGTTTCTTATCCCCCTTCACAATTGGGAGCTGGAGATGCAACTATTCAAACAATCTCTAAATATCCCTTCCTCTATACAGAGTTAGGACTAAATGAAGTTATTCCTAACGAGTGAAAGCGTGGGGGACCAAAAGGTGACAACCACAAAGATATCTTGGGAGTAGATGACAATGGTTGATGATGAAAGCTAGGAGATGTTCACTTATCAAGTGATAGTCTCAATAGCTTTAGTGGTGTAGCAGATTCAATCATCTTGTTAGCTACAGATGATGATTGAAATATCTTGAGTGCCTCAGATAGTCCTAAGATGAGATCACTGAGATCTTTATTAAAGTCAGAAAGCAATAGTAATGGAAAAGAAAGAATACAAATGAGTAACTATAGCTTGTGAAATGAAGGACTTAGATCTCCTATAGCTCTCAATCTCCTATTAGATGTATTAGTTGATACTCTAACTAAACAGTTTGGGAATGGTCAAGAGGAGAATGGACAAAAAGATAAATACACAAAAGCTTTAGATTGAGGAGATTACTGAAATAAAGTTTTTGCAACCGGAAAGAGTTCCGAAGAAACTTCTCAGAAATAA
- a CDS encoding NgoFVII family restriction endonuclease: MINLEELEQSEALRTIVIPLVVPTEQEITDNADLDLSFSPLNACYSKPAVNEKTGERQSWCEVRLTIEGEDNLPSKKDWFYLMTDDRRFDKACFSGRGKKVKWLNTFKNEDMIGDWIKNRLVECELIEEFWYTDEDKRKSGVVTKEALEIYGGDKIYLKKTSKTYKDEEGIDRDVWLISFPFLFWSEMDELAKLADK, from the coding sequence ATGATCAATCTTGAAGAATTAGAACAATCAGAAGCTTTAAGAACCATCGTCATCCCTTTGGTTGTTCCAACAGAACAAGAAATTACTGACAATGCTGATTTAGATTTATCTTTCTCACCTTTAAACGCTTGTTACAGCAAACCAGCAGTTAATGAAAAAACTGGCGAAAGACAAAGTTGATGTGAAGTTAGACTAACCATAGAAGGGGAAGATAACTTACCTTCTAAGAAGGATTGGTTTTACTTAATGACAGACGATAGACGTTTTGATAAAGCTTGTTTTTCTGGTAGGGGGAAAAAGGTTAAGTGGTTGAATACTTTTAAAAATGAAGATATGATTGGTGACTGAATCAAGAATAGATTGGTAGAGTGTGAATTAATTGAAGAATTTTGATATACAGATGAAGATAAAAGGAAGTCCGGAGTGGTTACTAAAGAAGCTTTAGAAATTTATGGTGGTGACAAGATATATCTAAAGAAAACTTCTAAGACTTATAAGGACGAAGAGGGAATTGATAGAGATGTTTGATTAATCTCTTTTCCTTTCCTCTTTTGAAGTGAAATGGACGAATTGGCTAAATTGGCTGATAAATAA
- the prfA gene encoding peptide chain release factor 1 encodes MIYNQKLYSFLSSISEKQKELEEKVLLDASSLKNVSLQKELSRNRELVSKFSVYKKLISDYEECKTSATKEKNLELKSLLDEECLELTKKISQLESDLKSELLPDNKYDEKNIVIEMHSAAGGEEAAIFVSNLFDSYKKYAQENKWKLSVVELRESEKGLAFITFRLSGKKVYSKMKYESGVHRVQRVPETESKGRVHTSTITVSVLPEADEIEVQIDPSELRIDVYRASGAGGQHVNKTESAVRIIHLPTNIMVACQQERSQLLNKEIALKILKAKLRDRERKLQQEEQFTNLKQQIGKGERAEKIRTYNYPQNRMTDHRILLTINNLTSIMEGNLSQIHQQLSLKEQEDWFNSLADNYSSLAN; translated from the coding sequence ATGATATACAACCAGAAGCTGTACTCTTTTCTTTCTTCCATCTCTGAGAAGCAAAAAGAACTAGAAGAAAAGGTTCTATTAGATGCTTCTAGTCTTAAGAATGTCTCTCTTCAGAAAGAACTCTCTAGAAATAGAGAATTAGTCTCTAAATTCTCTGTATATAAGAAGCTAATCTCTGACTATGAGGAGTGCAAAACCTCTGCAACTAAAGAAAAGAACTTAGAGCTAAAGAGCTTATTAGATGAAGAGTGTTTAGAGTTAACTAAAAAGATCTCACAGTTAGAGAGTGATCTTAAGTCTGAGTTACTCCCAGATAACAAGTATGACGAAAAAAATATAGTGATAGAGATGCACTCAGCTGCAGGGGGAGAAGAAGCTGCTATCTTTGTCTCTAACTTATTTGATTCTTATAAGAAATATGCTCAAGAGAATAAGTGAAAGCTCAGTGTAGTTGAGTTAAGAGAGAGCGAAAAAGGATTAGCTTTTATTACCTTTAGACTCTCTGGGAAGAAAGTCTATTCCAAGATGAAATATGAATCAGGAGTTCACAGAGTACAAAGAGTACCTGAAACAGAATCTAAAGGTAGAGTACACACTTCAACCATTACAGTGAGTGTCTTGCCAGAGGCAGATGAAATAGAAGTTCAGATAGACCCATCTGAACTAAGAATAGATGTTTACAGAGCTAGTGGGGCAGGAGGACAACATGTTAATAAAACAGAATCTGCTGTAAGAATAATTCATCTCCCAACTAACATAATGGTCGCCTGTCAGCAAGAAAGGTCTCAGTTATTAAATAAAGAGATTGCTCTAAAGATTCTCAAAGCAAAGTTAAGAGATAGAGAGAGAAAGTTACAACAAGAAGAACAATTTACTAACTTAAAACAACAAATTGGTAAGGGAGAGAGAGCTGAGAAAATAAGAACTTATAACTATCCACAGAATAGAATGACTGACCACAGAATTCTCTTAACTATTAATAACCTAACTTCTATTATGGAAGGGAATCTCTCTCAGATACACCAACAACTATCTTTAAAAGAACAAGAAGATTGATTCAATAGCTTAGCAGATAATTATTCTTCTCTAGCAAATTAA
- a CDS encoding PTS transporter subunit EIIC, which produces MSEPTKARLNFGKLNSSNLKLKLSGISGAFMLPIASMAITSLFLSVGGVVNQNGNIQSQIGRAIQSIAFPLLQAFPLLICISFALAFTKKHEGIAVWCALLGFLTFTYFNSAFISCANGEGKCVCSCGGTEKNGCCKEGKCCLLPCCTKTDKFQILFEGAGREGSTHLIHQFFGVTTLNCSIFAPMIIGGVIVPYLFRRWSEIKLPACLAYFSGKRLLPLLTTLAVIPLALLFLTLYPWIGIGLSYAGNYIAKGKGADAFFFGFLEKLLIPTGFHHLFASLFWYTPLGGDLLHNGSSSTTLCEAICKSKCSDEATCCCLGVGNHNSLQWQGDALLGASALALPTCTNGNHKLLGCGTNGNSNGIHIGRFTQGKFPIMQFALPAAALAIYFSAPKKNSEKRKELSKTLFPGMMNSIVLGITEPIEFSFMYSIPKLFYCFHTVMCGVSFLAMKLAEAHIPTAFSGGIIELLINGVIPYQKGTQFYYWAAVGGGLAVVYFAVFYFFFKKQHIKDAMKLNDQSNSSEEGQDDEGLPPHIASYKRGLGGWDNVSNYKNCASRLRYDIKDRSKVIESELKKAGVIAIKWVSDNHVQLIVGPKAEEINTTLLSYVSVSYSETTIEIKN; this is translated from the coding sequence GTGTCTGAACCTACTAAGGCCAGACTTAACTTTGGCAAACTCAATAGTAGTAATTTAAAACTCAAACTTTCAGGCATTTCGGGAGCATTCATGCTCCCTATTGCCTCTATGGCTATTACTAGTCTCTTTCTGTCTGTAGGGGGGGTAGTAAATCAGAACGGCAATATTCAATCTCAAATAGGAAGAGCAATACAATCTATTGCTTTTCCATTATTGCAGGCCTTTCCACTACTTATATGTATCTCATTTGCTTTAGCTTTCACTAAGAAACATGAAGGAATAGCTGTTTGGTGTGCTCTATTAGGTTTCTTAACCTTTACCTATTTCAACTCTGCTTTTATTAGTTGCGCTAATGGAGAAGGAAAGTGTGTTTGCTCTTGTGGCGGAACAGAAAAGAATGGTTGCTGTAAGGAAGGCAAATGTTGTTTATTGCCCTGTTGTACCAAGACAGATAAGTTTCAGATTCTCTTTGAAGGGGCAGGAAGAGAAGGCTCTACCCACCTAATACATCAATTCTTTGGAGTAACTACCTTAAATTGTTCTATTTTCGCTCCAATGATTATTGGGGGAGTGATAGTACCTTATTTATTTAGACGTTGGTCTGAAATAAAGCTACCTGCTTGTCTAGCTTATTTCTCAGGTAAGAGATTACTTCCATTACTGACTACTTTAGCAGTAATACCTTTAGCTTTATTATTTCTTACTCTCTATCCCTGAATAGGTATTGGTCTATCCTATGCAGGTAACTATATAGCTAAGGGAAAAGGAGCTGACGCTTTCTTCTTTGGGTTTCTAGAGAAATTATTAATTCCTACTGGCTTTCACCACTTATTTGCCTCTCTATTCTGATACACACCGTTAGGAGGAGATCTTTTACATAATGGTTCTTCTAGTACTACTCTTTGCGAAGCTATTTGTAAATCTAAATGTTCTGATGAAGCTACCTGTTGTTGTTTGGGAGTAGGTAACCATAACTCCCTACAGTGACAAGGAGATGCTTTGCTAGGTGCCTCAGCATTAGCTCTACCAACTTGTACTAATGGAAATCATAAATTACTAGGCTGTGGAACAAATGGAAATAGTAATGGCATACACATAGGTAGATTTACGCAAGGTAAATTCCCGATAATGCAGTTTGCTTTACCTGCGGCTGCATTAGCTATTTACTTTTCTGCACCCAAGAAGAATAGTGAAAAGAGAAAAGAATTGTCTAAGACTCTATTCCCTGGAATGATGAACTCAATAGTGTTAGGTATTACTGAACCTATAGAGTTCAGCTTTATGTACTCTATTCCTAAGTTGTTTTATTGTTTCCACACAGTAATGTGTGGAGTTTCATTCCTAGCCATGAAATTAGCTGAAGCACATATTCCTACAGCATTCTCTGGAGGTATTATTGAACTTCTAATAAATGGGGTTATTCCATATCAAAAAGGTACTCAGTTCTACTACTGAGCTGCAGTAGGAGGGGGATTGGCAGTAGTGTATTTTGCGGTTTTCTATTTCTTCTTCAAAAAACAACATATTAAAGATGCAATGAAATTAAATGATCAATCAAACTCTAGTGAAGAAGGACAAGATGATGAAGGATTGCCTCCTCATATAGCCTCATATAAGAGAGGTCTAGGTGGTTGAGATAATGTATCTAACTACAAGAATTGTGCCTCCAGACTTAGATACGATATCAAAGATAGATCTAAGGTAATAGAGTCAGAACTAAAGAAAGCAGGAGTAATAGCTATTAAGTGAGTAAGTGATAATCATGTTCAACTCATTGTAGGTCCAAAAGCAGAAGAGATTAACACAACTCTATTGAGTTATGTAAGTGTTAGCTATTCTGAAACTACAATCGAGATTAAAAACTAG
- a CDS encoding HD domain-containing protein, which yields MQLVYFSTYSIVYPEVLKTLTQNFEIDTIVYYKKELSSEKLLFTKKELKLFLKLLNPSITLEFQEIPSKTDLLDPESYGDYIESLLNSFPKDTIYFIETQEINHMKWKLERLSNSHTFILFTNKHKKYLNLSLGGQNWKRVEMALIEIEKALSKALKRIYKEQTISRFDHTLRVIEFAEQISKWASLDEKTRANLLLSCAYHDFAKNWSKTKLIRYGRKIYSKPREELIKECWNLHGPVAKYYLSRTNTLDDSILTAIEHHTKPIASLDIVGKVLVIADKLEPKKKGSYPSELYDSFLTQLKERKIDEVFKYLLENPLKS from the coding sequence GTGCAACTAGTCTACTTTAGTACTTACTCAATTGTTTATCCAGAAGTACTTAAAACTCTTACTCAAAACTTTGAAATAGACACAATAGTCTATTACAAGAAAGAATTAAGTTCTGAGAAACTCTTATTCACTAAGAAAGAACTAAAGTTATTTCTTAAGTTACTTAATCCCTCTATCACTCTAGAGTTTCAAGAGATACCTTCAAAGACTGATCTCTTGGATCCAGAGAGTTATGGAGACTATATAGAGTCTTTATTAAATTCTTTCCCTAAAGACACTATTTACTTCATAGAAACTCAAGAGATAAACCATATGAAGTGAAAGTTAGAGAGGCTCTCTAACTCTCATACCTTCATACTCTTTACTAACAAGCACAAAAAGTACTTAAATCTCTCTCTAGGGGGTCAAAACTGAAAGAGAGTAGAGATGGCTTTAATAGAGATAGAAAAAGCTCTCTCTAAAGCCCTAAAGAGAATATATAAAGAACAAACAATCTCTAGATTTGATCACACCCTAAGAGTTATAGAGTTTGCAGAGCAAATCTCTAAGTGAGCCTCTTTAGATGAGAAAACTAGAGCTAACTTGCTTCTTAGTTGTGCTTATCATGACTTTGCAAAGAATTGATCTAAGACTAAATTGATTAGATATGGAAGAAAGATCTATTCAAAACCCAGAGAAGAGTTAATTAAAGAGTGTTGAAATCTGCATGGCCCTGTTGCTAAGTATTACTTATCTAGAACCAATACATTAGATGACTCTATACTAACTGCAATAGAGCATCATACTAAACCTATTGCTAGTTTAGATATAGTAGGTAAGGTACTAGTTATCGCAGATAAACTAGAACCTAAAAAGAAAGGAAGTTATCCTTCTGAACTATATGACTCCTTCTTAACTCAACTAAAAGAAAGAAAGATAGATGAAGTCTTTAAATACCTTCTAGAAAATCCTTTGAAGAGTTAG
- a CDS encoding TIGR00282 family metallophosphoesterase, with protein sequence MEQQDNTHRQLKVLFIGDIFGKPGRDIIKEYLPRLKEEYSVDLVIANAENSAHGKGVTPKILNQLIEVGVDFFTLGNHSWAKRECLKELFNTYSNLVRPLNLKESFPYCSLGQGSKEFTIKGTTIRVTNLMGNSVVFKGNQSNCFLALSKLLDQLKLNNFKGIHIVDFHAETTSEKNAFLWAFNGKVSAILGTHTHIPTNDFVVTEEGTAYITDIGMTGPSCGVIGGAKHGIIEKFFYPEKRFILEPESGPRQICSVLLTFDTTTYKAISIQPVILREGYREDIYKLTTS encoded by the coding sequence GTGGAACAGCAAGACAATACTCACAGGCAATTAAAGGTTTTATTTATTGGAGATATCTTTGGTAAACCCGGAAGAGACATTATCAAAGAGTATCTACCTAGACTAAAAGAAGAATACTCAGTTGATTTAGTGATTGCCAATGCAGAGAACTCTGCACATGGTAAAGGAGTAACTCCTAAGATACTGAATCAACTAATAGAAGTGGGGGTAGACTTCTTTACTTTAGGTAATCACTCTTGAGCCAAAAGAGAGTGTCTAAAAGAACTCTTTAATACCTACAGTAATCTAGTAAGACCTTTAAACCTAAAGGAATCTTTTCCCTATTGTTCTTTAGGTCAAGGAAGTAAAGAGTTCACTATTAAAGGTACAACTATTAGAGTTACTAATCTAATGGGTAATAGTGTTGTATTCAAGGGAAATCAATCTAATTGTTTCTTAGCTCTTAGTAAGTTATTAGATCAACTTAAGCTAAATAATTTCAAGGGAATACACATAGTAGATTTCCATGCAGAGACTACTAGCGAAAAGAATGCTTTTCTTTGAGCCTTTAATGGAAAAGTCTCTGCTATCTTAGGAACACATACACATATACCTACAAATGACTTTGTAGTTACTGAAGAAGGCACTGCCTATATTACTGATATAGGGATGACTGGTCCTTCCTGCGGAGTTATAGGTGGAGCAAAACATGGAATAATAGAAAAGTTCTTTTATCCTGAAAAGAGATTCATTCTAGAACCAGAAAGTGGTCCTAGACAAATCTGTTCAGTTCTATTAACCTTTGATACTACTACCTATAAAGCTATAAGTATTCAACCAGTAATACTTAGAGAAGGATATAGAGAAGATATATATAAACTAACTACTTCCTAG
- a CDS encoding restriction endonuclease PLD domain-containing protein, with the protein MYNKLLVVENNTFLVTYIDSEFAEEGERTIDECFREEIEKADRVKMSVAYFGRDSLQEIERLVKEGKIKYICLILGMYFFIGLQESMYNMVIKMHMQWQEKGVGEIRLLDYYPNHGKLYCFYKNGHIFSAIIGSPNLSFLIPMDKKIKPRQYEMAELIHKPSSLRRYRKRMEKLRSDRFSKNMTFLEQYKSVVTSEKINAKGKIKQKTKITYTKNY; encoded by the coding sequence ATGTATAACAAATTGTTGGTTGTGGAGAACAATACTTTTTTAGTTACTTATATTGACAGTGAGTTTGCGGAAGAAGGGGAAAGAACGATTGATGAATGTTTTAGAGAAGAAATAGAAAAAGCAGATAGAGTAAAAATGTCTGTGGCATATTTTGGTCGCGATTCTCTACAAGAAATAGAAAGATTGGTTAAAGAGGGAAAAATTAAATACATTTGTTTAATTCTTGGAATGTACTTCTTTATTGGATTGCAGGAGTCGATGTACAACATGGTTATAAAAATGCACATGCAGTGACAAGAAAAGGGGGTGGGAGAGATAAGACTTCTGGATTATTATCCTAATCACGGAAAACTTTACTGTTTTTATAAAAATGGCCATATCTTTTCGGCGATAATAGGCTCTCCTAACTTAAGTTTTTTAATTCCGATGGACAAAAAAATAAAACCCAGACAATATGAAATGGCGGAACTAATTCACAAGCCCTCTTCACTAAGACGTTATAGAAAACGTATGGAGAAATTGAGATCAGATAGATTCTCGAAAAATATGACTTTTCTAGAACAATATAAATCTGTTGTTACTTCAGAAAAAATTAACGCAAAGGGGAAGATAAAGCAAAAAACTAAAATTACTTACACAAAAAATTACTAA
- a CDS encoding cysteine peptidase family C39 domain-containing protein encodes MKIYYQESEHDCGVSVTRSLINHFLKKEVSRTELFDQLNIRDRGISIFELESINKKYGIHLEAYKLSIKELQQNPLTGFFVMLLYRNNSEHFVIAKKYRSSCLLYDSELGRFRVNYQQLASIFSGKILLVEKIDSSSKSRIVVNYAEKELSILKLPRWIRNISLELVAFGILIVSFAINKLIFEDVIQSHHWGNIGSILFFSVLVIFIWSLVEYLKSIYYLKDKQWYFKELYRLLLERLERKKNYFFSKLAKNQYLLAQEYIETISLFYSELLSTIVSGILISLLVSCYLTYLQPYFLVLIVVSMLFKSVSFYLLHKLDSSGIERLLKHKVGIQKLIFKLNKFLKYEWDFSKFSFLNSVLGAELTEWQLTDSFFQSRRVLLLKLNFFLTQVINCSIYFLGAYLYFQNTISISNLIMAGIAYMQLSSALDRVILNALNWAKYSNSVTQYKHLLFNDNLPSLSIQSLKAKVIELKRLSYHNGEKSIFNNLNLSIFPSTFIYGPSGVGKSTLYKLISAKLPDGVNSIFINGVSLSNLWESSLNTVIIYQHSKTEPLEFDWVRLKQSLSEKELELVLDLASQIDIYDYQPLRTTELSDGQRQFFNFLYLCTLKDKILLLDETTSHINSVVRKVVFRKLFPILFERNFVICSEHNLELKDFFTHQIDLSEKL; translated from the coding sequence ATGAAAATCTACTACCAAGAAAGTGAACATGACTGTGGAGTCTCAGTCACTAGATCTCTCATTAATCACTTCTTAAAGAAAGAAGTTAGTAGAACAGAGTTATTTGATCAACTCAACATCAGAGATAGAGGCATCTCCATCTTTGAATTGGAGAGTATTAATAAAAAGTATGGAATACACCTAGAGGCTTACAAACTATCCATTAAAGAGTTACAACAAAACCCTTTAACAGGGTTTTTTGTAATGCTCTTATATAGAAATAACTCAGAACACTTTGTAATAGCAAAGAAATATAGAAGTTCTTGTTTACTCTATGACTCTGAGTTAGGTAGGTTTAGAGTTAACTACCAACAACTAGCTTCTATATTCTCTGGAAAGATACTACTAGTAGAGAAAATTGATTCTTCTAGTAAGTCAAGAATAGTAGTTAATTACGCAGAGAAAGAACTCTCTATTCTCAAATTACCTAGATGAATAAGAAACATATCGCTGGAGTTAGTAGCCTTTGGAATACTAATAGTTAGCTTTGCTATTAATAAGTTAATTTTTGAGGATGTAATACAGAGTCATCATTGAGGGAATATAGGTTCTATTCTCTTTTTCTCTGTATTAGTTATCTTTATCTGGTCTCTAGTAGAGTACCTTAAGTCTATTTACTATCTCAAAGATAAACAGTGGTACTTTAAAGAGCTATACAGATTACTACTGGAAAGATTAGAGAGAAAAAAGAATTATTTCTTCTCTAAGTTAGCTAAAAATCAATACTTATTAGCTCAAGAATATATAGAGACAATCTCTCTATTCTATAGTGAGTTGCTGAGCACTATAGTCTCTGGAATTCTTATCTCTCTTTTAGTTAGTTGTTATCTAACTTACTTACAACCTTATTTCTTAGTTCTTATTGTTGTCTCAATGCTCTTTAAATCAGTTAGTTTTTATCTACTTCACAAGCTGGATAGCTCAGGAATAGAGAGACTATTGAAACACAAAGTAGGTATTCAGAAATTAATTTTTAAGCTAAATAAATTTCTGAAATATGAGTGAGACTTCAGTAAATTCTCTTTCCTTAATAGTGTTTTGGGTGCTGAATTAACTGAGTGACAACTAACAGATAGTTTCTTTCAGTCTAGAAGGGTTCTATTACTAAAACTTAATTTCTTTCTTACTCAAGTAATTAATTGTTCTATTTACTTTCTTGGAGCATATCTCTATTTCCAAAACACTATTTCTATTTCCAACTTGATAATGGCTGGAATAGCTTATATGCAATTAAGTAGTGCTTTAGATAGAGTCATTCTTAATGCTCTTAATTGAGCTAAGTACTCTAATTCAGTAACTCAATATAAACACTTATTGTTTAATGACAACTTACCCAGCCTCTCTATACAGTCACTAAAGGCTAAAGTAATAGAGCTAAAAAGGTTAAGTTATCACAATGGAGAAAAATCCATATTTAATAACTTAAATCTCTCTATTTTTCCTAGTACCTTTATATATGGTCCTTCTGGGGTAGGTAAAAGCACCTTGTATAAGTTAATCTCTGCTAAGTTACCAGATGGAGTTAACTCTATCTTCATTAATGGAGTATCTCTTTCTAATCTCTGAGAAAGCTCTCTTAACACAGTAATTATCTATCAACACTCTAAAACAGAACCTTTAGAGTTTGATTGAGTAAGACTTAAACAATCTCTAAGTGAAAAGGAATTAGAGCTGGTTTTGGACTTAGCTAGTCAGATAGATATATATGACTATCAACCATTAAGAACTACAGAATTAAGTGATGGACAAAGACAATTTTTTAACTTCCTTTATCTTTGTACTTTAAAGGACAAGATTCTCTTATTAGATGAAACTACTTCTCATATCAACTCAGTTGTTAGAAAGGTAGTATTTAGAAAGTTATTTCCTATTCTTTTTGAGAGAAACTTTGTAATTTGTTCAGAACATAACTTAGAGTTAAAAGATTTTTTTACTCATCAGATTGATTTAAGTGAAAAACTCTAA
- the rpmE gene encoding 50S ribosomal protein L31, which translates to MSAQKQDLSKKLVTYSCNSCGSTYKLLSGDLSQKTVPLDICAACHPFYQGKLASESTLGLAEKLKDKFTSGRKNIK; encoded by the coding sequence ATGTCAGCCCAAAAACAAGATCTATCTAAAAAGTTAGTTACTTATAGTTGTAACTCTTGCGGCTCTACCTATAAGTTACTTAGTGGGGATCTCTCACAAAAAACAGTACCTTTAGATATTTGTGCAGCTTGTCATCCCTTCTATCAAGGTAAATTAGCTTCTGAGTCTACTTTGGGTCTTGCTGAAAAACTAAAAGATAAATTCACCTCAGGAAGAAAGAATATTAAGTAG